The SAR202 cluster bacterium genome has a window encoding:
- a CDS encoding transcription termination factor Rho, with amino-acid sequence MTTEQFLNVSELDKKSREELMAMAQSMGLENGVSLAGLRREDIMNRIVHYFPDQQALKGTGNLEILGDGYGFLRQNGLRAGPNDIYVSQSQVRRFGLRAGDTVTGGVRAPKGGERYYGLVRVDDVNGVHPDVARQRANFEDLVPIFPENQIVLETTADNLTTRMIDLFSPIGRGQRGLIVAPPKAGKTTILKQIAAGATANYPDIHIMVVLIGERPEEVTDMRRSIKGEIFASTFDESVEDQCRLTDLALEHAKRLVESKLHVLLLMDSITRATRAYNLALPSSGRTLSGGMDPVALYPPKRFFGAARNIENGGSLTIVANCLVDTGSRMDEVIYEEFKGTGNMELHLDRKLSERRVFPSIDITRSGTRREELFFDETTRRQVNLLRRMVSLLTTDSMNTVEVTEKVLERLAKSRRNSEFLANLSKESA; translated from the coding sequence GTGACAACCGAACAGTTTCTAAACGTATCCGAGCTAGACAAGAAAAGCAGGGAAGAGCTGATGGCCATGGCCCAGTCCATGGGCCTGGAAAACGGCGTCTCCCTCGCCGGCCTCAGACGTGAGGACATTATGAACCGCATCGTCCACTATTTCCCGGACCAGCAGGCCCTCAAAGGCACCGGCAACCTGGAAATCCTCGGCGACGGATACGGCTTCCTCCGGCAGAACGGCCTCCGCGCCGGCCCCAACGACATCTATGTCTCCCAGTCCCAGGTCCGACGCTTCGGCCTCCGCGCCGGCGACACCGTCACCGGCGGCGTCCGCGCCCCCAAGGGCGGCGAGCGCTACTACGGCCTCGTCCGCGTCGACGACGTCAACGGCGTCCACCCGGACGTCGCGCGCCAGCGCGCCAACTTTGAAGACCTCGTCCCCATCTTCCCCGAAAACCAAATCGTTCTCGAGACCACCGCCGACAATCTCACCACCCGCATGATCGACCTCTTCTCCCCCATCGGGCGAGGCCAGCGCGGCCTCATCGTCGCTCCCCCCAAGGCCGGCAAGACCACCATCCTCAAGCAAATCGCCGCCGGCGCCACCGCCAACTACCCTGACATACATATAATGGTAGTCCTCATCGGCGAGCGGCCCGAGGAAGTCACGGACATGCGACGCTCCATTAAGGGCGAAATCTTCGCCTCCACCTTCGACGAGTCCGTCGAGGACCAGTGCCGCCTCACCGACCTCGCCCTGGAGCACGCCAAACGCCTCGTCGAATCCAAACTCCACGTCCTCCTCCTCATGGACTCCATCACCCGCGCCACCCGCGCCTACAACCTCGCCCTCCCCTCCAGCGGACGCACCCTCTCCGGCGGCATGGACCCCGTCGCCCTCTATCCCCCCAAGCGATTCTTCGGCGCCGCCCGCAACATTGAAAACGGCGGCAGTCTCACCATCGTCGCTAACTGTCTCGTCGACACCGGCAGCCGCATGGATGAGGTCATCTATGAAGAGTTCAAAGGCACCGGCAACATGGAGCTCCACCTGGACCGCAAGCTCTCCGAGCGCCGCGTCTTCCCCTCCATAGACATCACCCGCTCCGGCACCCGCCGCGAAGAGCTCTTCTTCGACGAGACCACCCGCCGCCAGGTCAACCTCCTCCGCCGCATGGTGAGCCTCCTCACCACCGACTCCATGAACACCGTCGAAGTCACGGAAAAAGTCCTGGAACGCCTCGCCAAAAGTCGCCGCAACTCGGAATTCCTCGCCAACCTCTCCAAAGAGTCCGCCTAA